TTTTTGCAGTGAAAAACCTGTCATCCAATCTCAAACTATTGTAAGGCAAATTATGCAATCATGATTGGGTCTCTCAgcattataattttcataacacTGCTGACAACACAACATGATCAGGTTCTTTATTAAAAGTTTAGCTACTAAATTAAGCATTATTTAATGAATAAGCTAAGTTAAGTAGCCAATTTGTTTCCCTTCCTCCACATGGGTCACCATATTAGCTAtggttttaaagttaataagTGTGAGAGTATGCATAGGTAGATCCCTAAAAGGAGGGCAGTTAGGAATCTAGCTAGCTTGATTTCCATccgtttaattttattttattttatttttttgtgtgtgtgtcatATTAATGAAAAAGATAAGATACCTGTGGAGCTTTAGCTTTCTTGCAATCCAAACAAGAGAACCTAATCCACCACTTTTGGTTGTGGAATTGGTGGTGGTAAACTCAGggccaaaaaaagaaaagaaaatgtaatttatCTTTATACGGATCGAATGCTAGTATGAAAAGAACACAAAAAGTTTATATACTTTAccaaattaagaatttttttccaacttcGATTAACATGGAACAAAAcgttatatttaaaataattcaaagaatTAATGAACAATTATGAATGGTATTTCATGAGAAAACAATCCATGTTAATAATACAACATTGATTGAGTTTGCATTTCTAGTAATGGCAATCAACCAAAGAAGAAGCCGAAAAGAGCACTAGTTTGTCCTGCttggaagcaaatgaaaatttagtttcCCTTTGATGATCATCTTCTGGTGCTGGAAGGTTAAGGTCCAATTGCAGAACAGTTCTTGGCTTCTTGGGCTTATCATCTGATTCAGGCCTCACAATTGTTGTTGCAGCAGCAGCATTAGGAATGGTCCTATGCCTCCTCATATGACCCCCAAGAGCTTGTCCGGACGAGAACTCAGCGCCACACATGGAACACTCGTGAACTTTGGGTTTACTGATATGGCATAAAGCAGGCTTATTCGTAATCTGGAGTGAAAGCGTTGTGTTCATGTCACTGAATGGCTGTTGAACGTCCTCTTTCATAAACATCAACCCTTTATTATTCTCTTCAATGTTAGCAACCTTGGGTTTCTTGTGGCTGGCTCTATGTCCACCAAGCGCCTGGAATGAAGGGAAACACCGATTACACGTCTTGCACTGGTGAACATATGTCCCGGTCATCGTCTTGCTTGTTGTCGCTATAGAAACTGGTTCGGGTGCCAACTTTCCTGTTTGACCTCGAGCCAAAAGTATCAGACAATTAGCCATGTCTTCGTCTTCCTTGGTGCTTTCTGCTAACTCAACAGATGTTGTTGGAGAACCAAACCCCCTCCAATCATCGCTGTTTCTTCCACTTTCTGCTCCACTAGAAGTCGTCGCCGTTGTCGTTGGGCTTGAACCCATCGCCAAACTCAGAGGAGACAGCTGCCTTGGGCGTTTGCTACGTTTCCCTTTGATAATCTGCAACTGATCTTTACAAGCAACAACTTCCTCCTGACTgtccatcatcatcatcatcatcatcatcaacaagcTCGGAGAGAACGAATATAGAGTGATGAAATCAAGGGAATAAAAAAAACAGGGTTTTATGCAGAAAGTAGAAAAGTTAGTATGAGTGAAAGGGGATGGTACGTATGAGGTAACAAGATCAGAGATTGAAAACTCCTGTAAATAAGAGTTGCCCAGGAATTTGGTGTGCCACTATATTGTTTTCCTAACTTTGAAAGCTACAAATCATATATAGGCCACAACATAAATAGATTTAACAAATACTGTATTTTTATATAGGAAAGAGAAAGATGCAATGGGAGTATGAGAAGGCGAGGAAACGAGTGAGATTCGGTTGGCTTTGAAGCAAACCCATTACTTTTTCCCAACGATTCCTACTTGGAGAATTAGTTTACAAGGCTGGAACCACATATTTTGCGCCTCTCCACTTTTATTTTGCCTTTTCCTTGCTTGGATCATGGTTAATTTCTGTTAAGTCTTTTAATCACCTGTTTATACTTTTAGTAatctggtttttttttcttaactgAATACAAACTTTAATTAGAGGTTGCTAAACTCTGCCCCAAAGTtggcattttttttttgtcacttgTTAGGAATAGTAAAGCTCaccttttaactaaatttaactaattgTCAATCAATTAATTAGGTAATAATTCTAGTTTGAGAGGCAACTAAGCACAAGCATGCTAATCGCCTATCATCCACTTAACTGCCTTTTACATCCCTCTTGAAATTAGTCATTAGGTAACTAATAGGTCAACACTTCTACTAACATTAGTAAGTAACTCTCTACAAATAAGCATCTCCTTATATTTACTGTTTTCTAAATTCGGGCTTTTTACAAGTGAGaggatttttttcttaatttaaaatatgcttttatttgaaatttatttttcttattttatttcaagaaatttaGTCTCctacttttgaatttaaaatacaagttCAGTTGTTATCAtggtcaaatttttttattaaatttaaattcattaaaaaccaTTTTTGTCACATGTTTGCTAagtaagttttcttttatatatatttcaaaatgtcaagctataaaatttaatggaaaattttcaacgaTGTTAATAAGCGAAAGTAGGGAGATTGAATTCATAATGTACGAAGAGTATAAGGACAAGGGCATGGAGCATATTTTAATGTAAGAAAAAGGTAAGACTTATGACTAATAAGAAATTTGTTAATTGCACTAATCAAGTAGTTTCATGTGGTGTTGTGAAATATAAGTTAGGGTTTGGGAGTAACCAATAATTGGATGAAATTGTAATCTATTTTATACCCGGAGTTGGCAAAAGGCTTTGCCATCTCTCACATGCAGCAGCAGAATGACATTACATTCTATAAATCCGATTAGTATAGCTTTGGAGTTGAGTGCAGACcatgagttttattttataatacaataatatagTGTGAATTGGCATGTCTAAAATAGGCCAGTTGACTTTAGCAacatgaataaacaaaattattattatcatctagAAAGCCATCATGCATTATGCATCCATTCATTTCTTAATACTAAACCTAGTGTTAAGTTGGATTATATTATTTGCAACTATTGCACTAGAAATTACGACTTcataaatggtaaatatatacttacataatTCTTGATACTCTAAAATTTGTTTCAGAAACAGGTAAGgaacataatttattaatgagGTGGtgtttttaaagaagaaaagcaTAGTTGGCATATGTTGGAGTGAAGCAAGCAACATGGTTAGCATGAACCGACCAAACacctaaaatttatataagaaatatGGAGGAAGGACGGcggtggaggtggaggtggtaTGTTGATGTCTGCACTGCGGAGCCAGATTCTTGGCGTAAGGAATTATTGTAGGATTGTGAGAGTCACGTAAGAGCAAACGCCACCCTCACCActctatatattatatatatatatatatagcctaCCTAAAGTAAAGCATCAAAactcaaaaccataatttttatttggtgtgaattaaaaattaaatggaattTCTTCCCTTTAAATTTGTTCTTTGCTTTCCCCCTGctcttttcttgttttcttcgACCCTTTTTCTTgtatgttgtttttttttctttaattatgaTTCCTCGAATGCATACAAATtaagtttgaatatatatatatatataaattcatgaaaatgataaatttttaaagttatatatatatagtcaaGCAAACCAggttttaaaccaaaaataaaaaagcttttgatttttcaaaataaatttgtgTATGAAATTATAACTTTGCTCTGATTTATATTaaccataatttttaaatatgatttatatatttaaattaaattttataaataatttatattaattacttaaagaatatttaaaatttatatttcatatatcataataataagaataaattattgttttattatatttgtactATGATTTAAgttgaatataataataacaacatgaCATTAtggaaataataattaaaacatgtgaaaataaagatattttatatttgactcaattaatttttattatattttatgtatcataatattaataaatttttcgaATTCTAAAATCATTGGAAATAACCCAAATAGATAGGAATGATTTATGAGAATGATTAAAAGAGAGTATAAGATACAGCCTACTGTTTTTATTAGTATTTGTTAGCACTCTGTTATTGATCTAATAAATCATGCAGAGGCATTAATATTGGAGTGAATAATTGATGATAGTGGTGCTGCACTAATAAGGAAGCTCCTTCGTTTAAGGGAAAATTCATGGAATGTGAATCTATGACACTCCAAAGCTCCTATAACAGacagattttaatttattgtcCCCTCTCTGCTTAGCTAGTCTGTGTTTAAGGTCATTAGTTgacaattttaatttgtaattaccttattaatttttattttttgtaggtATAATTTGGTTGCAATTGGAAACTAGATAATTCTAAAGGCATTGAATTATAGGTTTTATTCTTCCTTATTTAATGGATGAAGATTGATATTGCTTAAAAGGTAGTGACGTGATTCAAGAGATAAAATGTAcaaaagtttataaattttaatattgtcaGTTTTGAATGACCAACATCTTCGGTTGAAGAACACGATTTGGAGAGAGtgcaaattaatttattaggaAACATTCAATGAGTATATTTTGTTAAACCTTTGAGAgttttgatcaaattaatttactaaGTAACATTCAGTGAGCGTATTTTGTTAAACCTTTTGAGAGTTTTGATTGTGCTTTTAGAGATCAAAAGTTGTTTGAAGAGAGTTCacttaaattgtatgaattatgaTAACAATACAATTGATTGGGTTGTAATTAATGATTGTATCATTAATTTGTTAATGACTTAATTCTTTAAATGCGTTCCTATAAATTTAGGTTTGACCATCaatctatataaatatatttgtgtcttctctattttatattgttttctaTCGGTGTTAAGCGAAATGttccaaatttcttaaaattttaagagatttaaactttcaaataaaataaatcttagATAAATACGCACTTACGAAGAAAAAGCATTTGTGTTCAAAAAGCATGCAAAACCAAATGTTGGGGATTAAGTATATTAACCAACAAAGTTAAGTATGGATGAAGGTAGATAATCTCATTATATAGAGGAGAATTGACATGTTATCGTATATATCCTCTACTATCCTTTTGTTAACAACTTAGAATGCAGCCAACCAACTAAGTGA
The window above is part of the Gossypium raimondii isolate GPD5lz chromosome 9, ASM2569854v1, whole genome shotgun sequence genome. Proteins encoded here:
- the LOC105799736 gene encoding zinc finger protein ZAT5: MMMMMMMMDSQEEVVACKDQLQIIKGKRSKRPRQLSPLSLAMGSSPTTTATTSSGAESGRNSDDWRGFGSPTTSVELAESTKEDEDMANCLILLARGQTGKLAPEPVSIATTSKTMTGTYVHQCKTCNRCFPSFQALGGHRASHKKPKVANIEENNKGLMFMKEDVQQPFSDMNTTLSLQITNKPALCHISKPKVHECSMCGAEFSSGQALGGHMRRHRTIPNAAAATTIVRPESDDKPKKPRTVLQLDLNLPAPEDDHQRETKFSFASKQDKLVLFSASSLVDCHY